The Salmo trutta chromosome 6, fSalTru1.1, whole genome shotgun sequence genome has a window encoding:
- the LOC115196464 gene encoding glutathione S-transferase LANCL1 — protein MDQRAWKNPYADYDGNPASVQELFDSQGKLTAEFAGRLSNAISQLLMHMENGLKSADPRDCTGYTGWAGIALLYLHLHGVFGEPSFLQKALDYVGHSLTCPTRRRDVTFLCGDAGPLAVAAVVYHRVQRAQESDECLSRLLQLHQSVVMGSGASGLPDELLYGRMGYLYALTFINQQFGHDKIPIQYIQQICEAVLISGEAQSQRFRCQDQSPLMYEWYQEQYVGPAHGLAGIYYFLMQPGYVAGDERVHRLVRPSVDHVCRLRFPTGNYPPCIGDNRDLLVHWCHGAPGIIYMLLQAYKVFGVGQYLEEALQCGEVVWHRGLLKKGYGLCHGAAGNAYAFLALYKLTHDPKHLYRACMFADWCMNYGKHGCRTPDTPFSLFEGMAGTIYFLADLLQPLKSKFPAFEV, from the exons ATGGACCAGAGAGCTTGGAAGAACCCATACGCAGACTATGATGGGAACCCTGCATCTGTGCAAGAACTATTTGATTCACAAGGAAAG CTCACAGCAGAATTTGCAGGGCGGCTGAGCAATGCCATCAGTCAGCTGTTGATGCACATGGAGAATGGGCTCAAGTCTGCTGACCCTAGAGACTGCACTGGCTACACTGGCTGGGCAG gcATCGCCCTGCTTTACCTGCACCTCCACGGTGTGTTTGGCGAGCCTTCATTCCTGCAGAAGGCTCTGGACTACGTGGGCCACAGCCTGACGTGTCCGACGCGGCGACGTGATGTCACCTTCCTGTGCGGTGACGCCGGGCCCCTGGCCGTGGCTGCAGTGGTCTACCACAGAGTACAGAGGGCACAGGAGTCAGACGAATGCCTCAGCAG GCTGCTGCAGCTCCATCAGTCAGTGGTAATGGGCTCCGGGGCCAGCGGTCTCCCTGATGAGCTGCTCTACGGCAGGATGGGTTACCTCTACGCCCTGACCTTCATCAACCAGCAGTTTGGCCACGACAAGATCCCCATCCAGTACATCCAACAG atcTGTGAGGCTGTGTTGATATCGGGGGAGGCCCAGTCCCAGAGGTTCCGTTGTCAGGACCAGAGCCCTCTGATGTACGAGTGGTACCAAGAACAGTATGTAGGCCCCGCCCATGGCCTGGCAGGCATCTACTACTTCCTCATGCAG CCAGGCTATGTGGCGGGGGATGAGAGGGTCCACAGACTGGTGAGGCCCAGCGTGGACCACGTCTGTCGACTCCGCTTTCCCACTGGGAACTACCCGCCCTGCATAGGGGACAACAGGGACCTGCTGGTGCACTGGTGTCATGGAGCCCCAGGCATTATCTACATGCTGCTGCAGGCCTACAAG GTGTTTGGAGTGGGCCAGTACCTGGAAGAGGCTCTACAGTGTGGGGAGGTGGTGTGGCACAGGGGCCTGCTGAAGAAGGGCTACGGCCTGTGTCACGGCGCCGCGGGTAACGCCTACGCCTTCCTGGCCCTCTACAAGCTCACCCATGACCCCAAGCACCTCTACAGGGCCTGTATG TTTGCAGACTGGTGCATGAACTACGGCAAACATGGCTGCAGGACACCGGACACTCCTTTCTCATTATTTGAAG